In Ascaphus truei isolate aAscTru1 chromosome 7, aAscTru1.hap1, whole genome shotgun sequence, one genomic interval encodes:
- the LOC142500024 gene encoding uncharacterized protein LOC142500024 translates to MSAPSPQDVHAWALAHQVSPRRAVAVTGVAMDTDLSTVRTQVRCCPGLATARVIDYKLDIAGRGITCLLYTMSDICLETAPQVLNLPEPSAEDCRMIYADSPSPEEASTSTGLHPSQRVTSTPYRVDPPRVSFTPSGLGGTASWARSPLIPPNPDQRSGGITTMPSIGTGSRSQALSGNLDVNTIVSQLAEAVTISTQAQNYRKLKAFSGILPTPTGEEGIEAWRDHTLQIMEEWSCSEASKRQRLVECLRGPAARLVRAHRSVEGEVTAQELVEMLIKSFARKDDEDELLAQFKALRQREGQDLSAFVCDLQLSLGTLLDKHIISAAEADRYRFRQLLKGSLPDHNIAIMMRAAPIAAVSPKYGELMDYISAAPFP, encoded by the coding sequence atgtccgcgccgtcaccgcaggatgtccatgcctgggccttagcgCACCAAGTATCCCCAAGACGCGCGGTTGCAGTGACCGGGGTAGCAATGGATACAGACTTATCTACAGTGCGCACGCAAGTAAGATGTTGCCCGGGGTTGGCCACCgcccgggtgatagactataaactggatATTGCTGGCCGGGGGATCACCTGTCTCCTGTACACCATGAGTGACATATGCTTAGAAACGGCCCCCCAGgtattaaacctacccgagccctccgcagaggactgccgcatgatctacgctgactctccatctcctgaagaagcgtccacTAGTACTGGATTACACCCGAGCCAACGAGTGACCAGTACGCCTTACCGAGTGGACCCCCCTAGGGTTTCTTTCACCCCAAGCGGATTAGGAGGTACCGCCAGCTGGGCACGGAGCCCGCTCATCCCACCCAACCCTGATCAACGGTCTGGCGGGATCACAACCATGCCTAGCATAGGAACGGGGAGCCGTAGTCAGGCCCTTAGTGGGAATCTTGACGTGAACACGATAGTctcccaactagcagaagctgtaaccatttcgacgcaagcacagaactaccggaaactcaaggccttctctgggattctgccgacgcccacgggagaagaggggatcgaggcatggagggaccatacgcttcaaatcatggaggagtggtcgtgttctgaagccagcaagagacaaagactggtcgagtgcctccgaggccccgccgctcggttagtgcgagcgcaccggagcgtggaaggagaagttactgcccaggaactagtggaaatgctaattaaatcctttgccaggaaagacgacgaagatgagctactggctcaattcaaagccctccgacaacgtgaaggacaagatttatctgccttcgtttgtgacctacagctgtccctgggcaccctcctggacaagcatatcatttccgcggccgaagcAGACCGATACCGGTTCAGacagctactcaaggggtcgttgcctgaccacaacatagctataatgatgcgagCCGCCCCGATCGCGGCAGTATCCCCTAAATACGGGGAACTAATGGATTACATAAGTGCAGCGCCATTTCCATGA